The genomic stretch ATCAAAAACATTACATCGCAGATAATACCCTTTGGTATGAAAACCTCCCTGCCTCAGGATGATGGTTTTCTGGGATTCCAGATCGCTCGAGAGATGCCATTGTGCATCACCGGCAAAGAGGATATCCGCATCCAGCAACTTCCCGTTGGTATGTATGAAATTGGTTCCGGAGAGGCCGTTGAACACGATGGTCCCGTGCATATCCAGTGCCATGTTGGGGTCGATAAAAAAGCTTCCTCCAATAAAAAGGGTATCCGTCACCGCCTGACTGAATACAGGAAAATTGGAAACACCGCTCCATATGACTTTGGCGGCATGCACGTTTCCACTGATAAATATGGTATCACCGGCCTGGGCAAAGGAGCCCGCATCAAACACAACCGTATCAGCCGCGGTGGGGGGACCTGCACCCGGTGCGCCACCGGAAGCATTGGACCAGAACGTAGCCGAGCCGGCCATCCATTGGCCTTTGCCCCCTACCCAATAATAGGTATTGGCCGTAGCGACAAGGGAAGAAATGAGCAGAAAAAATAAAAGAAAAGAAAATCCGGAGGTGGGTAAATTCTGTTTCATAAGAATGCACGATCATGGTTACGGAGAACTATTCTACGTGGCAATCCTCAAAAAGTTCTTCTCTTCATTAAGAACCATTCAAATGCCTGACATTCCTTATGAAAGAAACGAAGATAAAATCGGCCCGGAAGGCCTTTGAATCACATTCAGGATTCTGAGGTAATGGCTGCGCTAAGGTATTCCCTGTTCATACGTGCAATGTTTTCCAAGGAGATCTCCTTGGGGCATTCCACTTCACAGGCACCGGTATTGGTGCAGTTTCCAAAGCCTTCTTCATCCATCTGTTTCACCATGTTCAATACCCTCTGGCGGGCTTCGGCTTTACCCTGAGGCAACAAGGCCAATTGGCTCACCTTGGCTGAAACAAACAACATGGCAGACGCATTTTTACATGTAGCCACACACGCACCACAACCGATACAGGTAGCGGCATCAAATGCTTTATCCGCATTCTCCTTTGGGACAGGAATGGCATTCGCATCGATGGTGTTACCGGATGTATTGACGGATACAAAGCCACCCACCGACATGATGCGATCGAAGGCCGAGCGGTCAACCACCAAGTCTTTGACCACCGGAAATGCTTGTGCCCTCCAGGGTTCAATGGTGATGGTGTCACCATCTTTGAAGGAGCGCATATGCAGTTGGCAAGTCGTGATTCCGCGACCCGGGCCGTGCGCTTCACCGTTGATGAACATGCTGCACATCCCGCAGATACCTTCCCTGCAATCATGGTCGAAGGCTACCGGATCCTGACCGCTTTCGATCAATTTATTATTCAGCACGTCGATCATTTCGAGGAAAGACTGGTCAGGTGAAATATCGGTGACCTTGTATTCTTCGATCCTGCCTTTGTCGTTGGGGCCGTTCTGGCGCCAGATCCTGAGGTTAAGGTTCATCTTGTCTCTGTGCTTTAGGTTATTTATAGGAGCGTTGTTTCAGCTCAATGTTTTCATACTTCAGTTCTTCCTTGTGAAGCACTGCATCGGCGGGTTCACCCTTGTGTTCCCAGGCGGCCACATAGGTAAAACTGGCATCATCCCTTTTTGCTTCACCTTCTTCTGTTTGATGTTCTTCCCGGAAATGTCCTCCGCAGGATTCTTCACGTTGAAGTGCGTCCTTGCACATCAATTCACCCAGCTCCAGGAAGTCTGCCACACGTCCGGCTTTCTCCAGTTCCTGGTTGAACTCTTCTGCCTTACCGGGAACTTTCACATCCTTCCAGAACTCTTCACGGATGGCTTTGATCTCTTCCATGGCCTCTTTCAGTCCTGCGGCATTCCTTGCCATTCCGCATTTATCCCACATCACCTTTCCAAGGCGTTTGTGGAAATAGTCTACAGAATGTTTGCCATTGTTCGAAAGGAAATGGTTGATCTTTTCGCGCACCTGCTTTTCGGCTTCCACAAATTCAGGGCTATCTGTAGAGATCGGTCCGGTACGGATATCGTTGGACAGGTATTCGCCGATGGTGTAAGGGATCACGAAATAGCCATCTGCCAGTCCCTGCATGAGCGCAGAGGCCCCCAGGCGGTTGGCGCCGTGATCGGAGAAGTTCGCTTCACCTAAGGCATAGCAACCCGGAATGGAAGTCATCAGGTTATAATCCACCCAGATTCCCCCCATCGTGTAATGCACGGCGGGATATATTTTCATCGGTGTGAAATACGGATTGTCATCCGTGATCTTTTCATACATCTGGAAAAGGTTGCCGTATTTGGTTTCCACCACTTTACGGCCCATTTCAAGGATTTGCTCTTTCGTCGGGTTGTGGATACCGCCTGTATTGGCAGCTGTTTTTCCGTAGCGCTCAATAGCTGATGTGAAGTCAAGATAGACCGCCTCACCAGTGGCATTCACTCCGAATCCGGCATCACACCTTTCCTTGGCTGCTCTGGAAGCTACGTCCCGAGGCACGAGATTTCCGAAGGAAGGGTATCTCCGTTCCAGGTAATAGTCACGATCTTCTTCGGCGATCTCCGTAGGTTTCTTGCTGCCGGCGCGGATGGCTTCAGCATCTTCCTTTTTCTTCGGCACCCAGATTCTTCCGTCGTTCCTCAATGACTCGGACATCAGGGTCAGTTTCGATTGGTATTCACCTGAAACCGGAATACAGGTCGGATGGATCTGTGTATAGCACGGATTGGCAAAGTAGGCGCCCTTCCTATGTGCCTTCCATGCCGCGGTGCAGTTGGAACCCATGGCATTGGTAGACAAGAAGAATACATTTCCATATCCACCGCTACAGATCAGTACGGCATGTGCTGAGTGGCGCTCGATCTCGCCGGTGATCAGGTTACGTGCGATAATGCCTCGGGCCTTTCCATCAACGATGACAAGGTCCAGCATCTCATGGCGGTTATACATCTTCACCTTTCCCTTACCTATCTGACGGCTTAATGCAGAGTACGCACCCAATAACAACTGCTGTCCGGTCTGACCTTTTGCATAAAAAGTTCTGGAAACCTGTACACCACCGAAAGAGCGGTTGTCGAGCAATCCACCGTATTCTCTTGCGAAAGGCACCCCCTGAGCCACACACTGGTCGATGATACTGGCGGACACTTCGGCCAGCCGGTACACGTTGGCTTCCCGGGAACGGTAGTCGCCCCCTTTTACCGTATCATAAAAGAGTCTGAATACGCTATCCCCATCGTTCTGGTAATTTTTTGCGGCATTGATTCCTCCCTGGGCAGCAATGGAGTGAGCACGCCTGGGGCTATCCTGAAAGCAGAAGGCTTTTACATTATAGCCCAACTCCGCCAATGAGGCGGCTGCTGAAGCACCTGCAAGGCCGGTACCCACAACGATCACATCAATGAGTCGTTTATTGGCCGGGCTTACAAGCGGAACGTGGCTCTTGTGATCTTTCCACTTTGTTTCCAGCGGACCTTCGGGAATTCTTGAGTTCAATGCCATGGTATATGGAATCTTAATGAATTCAGTGCATGAAAAATATATAAACCGGAATGGCTGCGAACAGCAGGGATACGATGACTGCAAACGCAGTTCCGGTTTTCTTGATCAGTGGGGTATACTTATGATGTCTGAGGCCCAGAGATTGGAAAGCACTCTGAAAACCGTGAGACAAATGAAAGGCCATCGCCAGCATACTGAAGACATAAAGGATCACGATCCAGGGTACCTGAAAAGCCTTCATGACTTCCGTATATAAATCCTTCATCACCGGTCCGGCACTTTGGCCGTTCACCATCACTATTCCATTCACCACCTGACCTCCGGCAACTGCCTCTCCGGACTTAAGCAGCGGCGTGGTCATGTCCTGTGCAGTCATATAAGGTAGCGCGCCGAATTTGTACTCGTACCAGAAGTCCGACATGTGCACCACAATGTAGATCAGGAGGATCAGTCCGAGCACCGCCATGTTCCTGGAAGCCCAGGCGCTGTTGGCTCCGGCGTTGTTGCTGGCATAGGCGACCGGTCTGGCTTTCTTGTTTGCAACCGTGAGCATAATGCCGTCGATCGCATGAAAAATAATACTGAGGTAGGTCAGGTAAGACAGAAGCTTTACCGCCGGATTGGTGGTCATGAAAACCGCATATTCATTGAATTGCAAACGGCCTTCATATCCTGACATAAACAATTGGAGATTACCTGCAAGGTGTCCGATCAGGAACAAACACAAGAAGAGACCGGTAAAGGCCATCCAGTACTTTTTCGCCAGGGATGATTTCAAAATGGCAGAAGAACCGCTCATGGAGATGGGATTTCGTGAAACGCTATGCTAAAAAAACTATATTAGCTGATGCAAATTTAACAGACGGTTCCAATAAATAAAATCCGATTTAGACGAATATTAGTAAATGAGATACCAAGCTATCAATCAACTGTTATTCATTAAAAACAGGGAACGATTCCGCGAAAAACTAAAAAAAGGCGGAATGGCCATTTTCAATTCCAACGATGTGATGCCCACCAATGCTGATGGCATCATGGCTTTTCGTCAAAACAATGATCTGTTCTATTTGTGCGGAATTGATCAGGAAGAAACCGTTCTTGTAATCTTTCCTGACGCCAAAAAAGAAGAACACCGCGAAATTCTTTTTGTAAAAGAAACCAGCGAGGAGATTGCGATATGGGAAGGCGAGAAATTGACCAAGGCCGCCGCTTCCAATCTTTCAGGTATCAAAACGGTATACTGGTTGTCCGAATTACAGGCGGTATTGGATACGTTGGTGGCCGAGGCTTCCTGCCTTTATCTGAACACCAACGAACACCCCAGGGCCAAGATCGAAGTAGAAACCCGCGATGCCAGGTTCATCAAATGGATGAAAACCAAATACGGCATCGAGACCTTTGAAAAGAGTGCGCCCATCATGCACGCCCTGCGCATGATCAAGAACGACACGGAGATCGCCATTATCCAGAAAGCATGCAACATCACCGAAAGCGGTTTCCGGCGGATACTCAACTTTATAAGGCCGGGGGTGATGGAATATGAGATCGAGGCGGAACTTGCTTATGAATTTATCCGTCAGGGTTCACGCGGATTCGCTTATACCCCCATCGTTGCCTCAGGTGCAAATGCGTGCGTTTTACATTATATAGAGAACCACCACGTGTGCATGGATGGAGATGTGATCCTTCTGGATGTGGCGGCGGAATATGCCAACTATGCCTCCGACCTGACACGCTCAGTTCCGGTTAATGGAAGATACACAGACAGGCAAAAG from Flavobacteriales bacterium encodes the following:
- a CDS encoding succinate dehydrogenase/fumarate reductase iron-sulfur subunit gives rise to the protein MNLNLRIWRQNGPNDKGRIEEYKVTDISPDQSFLEMIDVLNNKLIESGQDPVAFDHDCREGICGMCSMFINGEAHGPGRGITTCQLHMRSFKDGDTITIEPWRAQAFPVVKDLVVDRSAFDRIMSVGGFVSVNTSGNTIDANAIPVPKENADKAFDAATCIGCGACVATCKNASAMLFVSAKVSQLALLPQGKAEARQRVLNMVKQMDEEGFGNCTNTGACEVECPKEISLENIARMNREYLSAAITSES
- a CDS encoding fumarate reductase/succinate dehydrogenase flavoprotein subunit; the protein is MALNSRIPEGPLETKWKDHKSHVPLVSPANKRLIDVIVVGTGLAGASAAASLAELGYNVKAFCFQDSPRRAHSIAAQGGINAAKNYQNDGDSVFRLFYDTVKGGDYRSREANVYRLAEVSASIIDQCVAQGVPFAREYGGLLDNRSFGGVQVSRTFYAKGQTGQQLLLGAYSALSRQIGKGKVKMYNRHEMLDLVIVDGKARGIIARNLITGEIERHSAHAVLICSGGYGNVFFLSTNAMGSNCTAAWKAHRKGAYFANPCYTQIHPTCIPVSGEYQSKLTLMSESLRNDGRIWVPKKKEDAEAIRAGSKKPTEIAEEDRDYYLERRYPSFGNLVPRDVASRAAKERCDAGFGVNATGEAVYLDFTSAIERYGKTAANTGGIHNPTKEQILEMGRKVVETKYGNLFQMYEKITDDNPYFTPMKIYPAVHYTMGGIWVDYNLMTSIPGCYALGEANFSDHGANRLGASALMQGLADGYFVIPYTIGEYLSNDIRTGPISTDSPEFVEAEKQVREKINHFLSNNGKHSVDYFHKRLGKVMWDKCGMARNAAGLKEAMEEIKAIREEFWKDVKVPGKAEEFNQELEKAGRVADFLELGELMCKDALQREESCGGHFREEHQTEEGEAKRDDASFTYVAAWEHKGEPADAVLHKEELKYENIELKQRSYK
- a CDS encoding succinate dehydrogenase cytochrome b subunit codes for the protein MSGSSAILKSSLAKKYWMAFTGLFLCLFLIGHLAGNLQLFMSGYEGRLQFNEYAVFMTTNPAVKLLSYLTYLSIIFHAIDGIMLTVANKKARPVAYASNNAGANSAWASRNMAVLGLILLIYIVVHMSDFWYEYKFGALPYMTAQDMTTPLLKSGEAVAGGQVVNGIVMVNGQSAGPVMKDLYTEVMKAFQVPWIVILYVFSMLAMAFHLSHGFQSAFQSLGLRHHKYTPLIKKTGTAFAVIVSLLFAAIPVYIFFMH
- a CDS encoding aminopeptidase P family protein; protein product: MRYQAINQLLFIKNRERFREKLKKGGMAIFNSNDVMPTNADGIMAFRQNNDLFYLCGIDQEETVLVIFPDAKKEEHREILFVKETSEEIAIWEGEKLTKAAASNLSGIKTVYWLSELQAVLDTLVAEASCLYLNTNEHPRAKIEVETRDARFIKWMKTKYGIETFEKSAPIMHALRMIKNDTEIAIIQKACNITESGFRRILNFIRPGVMEYEIEAELAYEFIRQGSRGFAYTPIVASGANACVLHYIENHHVCMDGDVILLDVAAEYANYASDLTRSVPVNGRYTDRQKDVYNAVLRVMKQAIAMLVPGNNIKEYHKAVGALMEEELIKLGLLDAQAVKAQDPEKPLYKKYFMHGTSHHMGLDVHDVSTADAPFAPGMVFTCEPGIYIREENLGIRLENDLVITEKGPVDLMANIPIEIEEIENLMNR